From a single Erpetoichthys calabaricus chromosome 1, fErpCal1.3, whole genome shotgun sequence genomic region:
- the LOC114645257 gene encoding general transcription factor II-I repeat domain-containing protein 2-like: MTKRNGENRTFRDRWETEYMFTYLKDRPVCLVCGANVSVPKEYNLRRHYETKHQDMYKDLDTTQRSQKVEEMKRGLVSQQNMFKKATAQNEAAVKASYIVAEEIAKSTRSFNEGEFIKKIMLKVCDQVCPEKKQAFSNVSLSRNTIAERICDLATNLHDQLMEKGKDFVSFSLAVDESTDASDTAQLSVFIRGVDSKMCVTEELLGFKSMHGTTTGTDIFEEVCKCVTEINLPWDKLVGLTTDGAPAMSGKKNGLVGRMREKMREENCAGELSVYHCIIHQESLCAKALKMEHVMTTVTQVVNFIRAKGLNHREFKSFLEEFGSEHTDVPYHTEVRWLSRGKVLNRFFELREEICQFLQSKGKDTAELQEQKFMCELAFLSDIASHLDALNLQLQGRGRIITEMYSSVKAFKAKLCLWENQLLQGNLGHFPCCQTINTQISTAVCAQFAEKLSVLGAEFNRRFGDFDGQKWRFELLSNPFAVDVEKAPTNIQMELIELQCDDTLKSKYDAVGAAQFPQHIPDTMPQLRTQAAQLLSMFGSTYLCEQLFSSMKMTKTSHRARLTDEHLRSIMKVASAQSLSPDTDELASKKRCQVSGLNTPC, translated from the coding sequence ATGACGAAAAGGAACGGAGAAAACAGAACTTTTCGGGACAGGTGGGAGACAGAATATATGTTTACGTATCTGAAAGACagacctgtttgtctcgtttgtGGAGCCAACGTGTCGGTACCTAAGGAGTACAACCTTAGGCGACACTATGAAACGAAACATCAGGACATGTACAAGGACCTGGACACGACTCAAAGGAGCCAGAAAGTAGAGGAGATGAAGAGAGGGTTGGTTTcacaacaaaatatgttcaaaaaagcCACAGCACAAAACGAGGCTGCTGTAAAGGCGAGTTATATCGTGGCAGAAGAAATCGCCAAATCAACCCGATCCTTTAATGagggagaatttattaaaaagataatgctgAAAGTTTGTGACCAAGTGTGCCCAGAGAAAAAACAGGCCTTTTCAAACGTAAGCCTGAGCAGGAACACAATAGCGGAGCGCATATGTGATCTTGCCACCAATCTGCATGACCAGCTGATGGAAAAGGggaaagattttgtttctttttccctcgcTGTGGACGAGAGCACTGACGCGTCTGATACTGCGCAGCTGTCAGTCTTCATCCGCGGTGTCGACTCAAAAATGTGTGTTACGGAGGAGCTTTTGGGATTTAAATCCATGCATGGCACAACCACAGGGACGGACATTTTTGAGGAGGTTTGCAAATGTGTAACTGAAATAAACCTGCCGTGGGATAAACTCGTGGGATTAACCACTGATGGTGCGCCAGCGATGAGTGGTAAAAAGAATGGTCTGGTGGGCAGGATGCGTGAAAAGATGCGGGAAGAGAACTGTGCAGGTGAGCTATCGGTTTATCACTGCATTATACATCAAGAGTCACTGTGTGCTAAAGCCCTAAAGATGGAACATGTTATGACCACAGTAACACAAGTTGTTAACTTTATAAGAGCCAAAGGTCTGAATCACCGCGAGTTTAAGTCTTTTCTGGAAGAGTTTGGTTCGGAACACACAGACGTGCCGTATCACACAGAGGTGAGATGGTTAAGCCGCGGAAAAGTACTGAACAGATTTTTCGAGCTGCGTGAAGAAATATGTCAGTTTCTGCAAAGCAAAGGGAAGGACACAGCAGAACTCCAGGAGCAAAAGTTTATGTGTGAGCTGGCCTTTCTGTCTGACATCGCAAGCCATCTTGATGCGctgaacctgcagctacaggggcgGGGCCGCATCATCACCGAGATGTACTCGTCAGTGAAAGCTTTTAAAGCTAAACTCTGCCTGTGGGAGAATCAGCTGCTGCAAGGAAACCTTGGCCATTTCCCCTGTTGCCAAACCATAAATACGCAGATCTCTACCGCCGTGTGCGCACAGTTTGCTGAAAAACTCAGTGTACTCGGCGCTGAGTTTAACCGACGATTTGGCGACTTTGATGGTCAGAAATGGAGATTTGAACTGCTTAGTAATCCCTTCGCAGTCGATGTGGAAAAAGCACCAACTAACATTCAAATGGAGCTGATTGAACTCCAGTGTGATGACACGCTGAAGTCAAAGTATGATGCTGTTGGCGCCGCACAGTTTCCACAACACATCCCTGACACAATGCCTCAGCTCCGCACCCAAGCTGCTCAATTGCTCTCCATGTTCGGCAGCACTTACCTATGTGAGCAACTTTTCTCCTCAATGAAGATGACGAAAACATCTCACAGGGCACGTCTCACTGATGAACACCTTCGTTCGATAATGAAGGTTGCCTCAGCTCAAAGCCTGAGCCCCGACACTGATGAACTAGCATCCAAGAAAAGATGCCAGGTGTCTGGCTTGAACACACCATGTTAG